The Microbacterium trichothecenolyticum sequence GCCGCCGAGCAGCGGTCCCACGGCGATGCCGAGGCCCAGTGCGGCCTCGTACAGGATGATGGCGGCCGAGCTGCCCCCCGAGGCGGCCCCGACGATCGTGGCCAGCGCAGTGGAGATGAACAGCGCGTTGCCCAGGCCCCAGCCGGCGCGGAAGCCGATGACCGCGTCGACGCTGCCGCTGAGGGCGCACAGCAGCGAGAACACGACGATCAGGCCCAGCCCGACCAGGAGCGTCGCCTTGGCGCCGATGCGGCTGGAGATCCAGCTGGTGACGAGCATCGCGAGTCCGGTGACGACGAGGTAGCTGGTGAAGAGCAACTCGGTCTCGACCGGGGTGGCTTTCAGCGAGTTGGCGATCGCGGGGAGGATGGGGTCGACCAGGCCGATACCCATGAAGGCGACGACGCACGCGAACGCCACCGCCCACACCTGGGCGGGTTGTTTCCAGACGCTGGGGGTGGTGCTGCTCATCGGGAGGCTCCGATCTTCTCGGGGGCGGACGGGGAGTGCAGGCCGACCCGGGCCGACAGGGCGCCGGCGGCGATGCGCACGGCCTCCCACTCGGCATCCGACAGGTCGGCCACGTGCGGGGCGAGTGCGGCGCGCAGCGACTGGAACCAGTGATCGAGGGCGTGCAGTCCCGCGTCGGTGGCGACGATGACGCTCACGCGCGAGTCGTGGGGGTCACGGTGTCGCTCGACGAGTCCCGCGGCGTCCATTTGGTGCACCAGGCGCGTCATGCCCGGCTGCGTGACGCGGCTGAGCGTGGCGAGCTCGCCCAGGCGCTGGGGGCCGTGGTCGCGCAGCAGCGTCAGGGTGCGCCACTGCGCGGAGGGGGCGTCGTTCTGGGTGTCGATCGCCGCGATGCGGGTGAGCGCGTGCACCGCGAGGAGGAGTCTCTGCAGATCGTCGTCGCGGCTCATGCGGAAAGCATACCGTAGGTATATACCTACAGCATCAATGGGGATTCGCACAGACGGATGCCACGGCACCGAGGCCGTGGCATCCGGAAGCGGGGTTCAGCGCGCGAGGCGCTTCTTGAACAGTTTCTGCTGCTTCTTGGCGACGGGGGAGTCGCCGGCGATGACCTTGCCGCGCCGGGCGCGACGGGTGTCGACGACGGAGCCGATCGCGAGCGCCAGGGTGATGCCCCAGCTGAGCCACGCCAGCGCGGTGCGCCACGTGAAGGGCTCGTCGTTGCGCAGAGCCCGTAGGAGCGTGATGCCGCCGGTGATGGCGCTGAGAAGACCCGTTCCGAAGATGTACTGGCGCATGCGCCCAACCTACCGAGCCCCGCACCGCGCCGTCGCGCCTTGACAGCGGACGGCGTTTACCGCATCTCGTCCCTCCCCGTGCGCCGGTGCACGCCGCTGTTAGCCTGGGAGAGATCCCCGAGGAGGACCTGTGACCCAGGCCGATTTCGTCGTCGTCGCCAATCGTCTACCCGTCGACCGCACGCCCGATGGCGAGGGGTGGCGCCGCTCGCCCGGTGGTCTCGTCACCGCGCTGGAGCCCGTCATGCGCCGCGCCGAGGGTGCATGGGTCGGATGGGCGGGGCAAGCCGACGTGACTCTCGATCCGTTCGACTTCGAGGGCACGCACCTCGTTCCCGTGACGCTGTCGGTCGCCGATGTCGCCCACTACTACGAGGGCTTCTCGAACGACACCATCTGGCCCCTCTACCACGACGTCATCGCGGCGCCCACGTACAAGCGCGCGTGGTGGGACGCCTACGTGCGCGTCAACCAGCGCTTCGCCGAGGCCGCCGCCGCCGTCGCGGCCGACCGGGGCATCGTGTGGGTGCAGGACTACCAGCTGCAGCTGGTGCCGAGAATGCTGCGGGAGCTGCGTCCCGACCTCACGATCGGCTACTTCCACCACATCCCGTTCCCCGCCTACGGGCTCTACGCGCAGCTGCCCTGGCGCAAGCAGGTGCTCGAGGGACTGCTCGGCGCCGACGTGATCGGGTTCCAGCGCGTGGCCGATGCCGGCAACTTCGCCCGCGCCGTGCGGCGTCAGCTGCGTTACGAGACCAAGGCCAGCGGCATCCTCGTCCCCGAGGCCGGGGGTACGCGTATCGCCCTGGCCAAGGCCTTCCCGATCTCGATCGACGTCGACTCCTACATCGAGCTCGCCCAGAGGCCCGATATCCAGCAGCGTGCGAAAGAGATCCGCGAGGGTCTGGGCAATCCGCGCAAGATCCTGCTCGGCGTCGACCGCCTCGACTACACCAAGGGCATCCGCCATCGTCTCAAGGCATGGGGCGAGCTGCTCGAAGACGGCCGCGCCACGGTCGAAGACGCGACCCTCGTTCAGGTCGCGAGCCCGAGCCGCGAGCGGGTCGACGCGTACGTGCAGCTGCGCGACGAGATCGAGATGACGGTCGGGCGCATCAACGGCGACTACGACACGACCACCCACACGGCGATTCGCTACCTGCACCAGTCGTACCCGCGCGAAGAGATGGTGGCGCTGTTCCTGGCGGCCGACGTCATGCTCGTCACGGCGTTGCGCGACGGCATGAACCTCGTGGCCAAGGAATACGTCGCCAGCCGCACCGACAACCGCGGCGTGCTCCTGCTCAGTGAGTTCGCGGGCGCCGCCGACGAGATGGGCAGTGCGCTGCTGATCAATCCGCACGACATCGACGGGTTGAAGGATGCCATCGTGCGGGCGATCGATATGCCCGCCGCCGAGCAGGGCCGGCGCATGCGGACGCTGCGCAAGCGTGTGCGCGACCATGACGTCGAGGACTGGTCGCGGGAGTTCCTCGCCGCGCTCTCGACCTTCCACGAGCGGGCTTCGTCGGCCGCCGCCGCGGCCGAGGTCGTTTCACCGTCGACCGACGAGGCGGAGCAGGCGTGACCGCCGCCGACGCGACCGTCGAAGCCGTCGCCACCACCGACCTGCTGCTGGTCGCGCTCGATTTCGACGGGACGCTCGCACCGCTCGTCGACGAACCGATGACGGCGCGGATGACGCCCGACGCCCGTGCCGTGGTCGACGAACTCGTCGCGCTGCCCCGCACCGTCGTCGCCCTGGTCTCCGGGCGCTCGCTCGGTCACCTGCGCGAGATCGCGGAGCACCGCGACGACTCACCGATCTGGCTCGCGGGGTCCCACGGTGCGCAGTTCTGGGTCCCCGGCTCGGGGATCGAGGCGGCCAGCGACGACGCCGCCGATCTCGTGCTCCGCGACCGCCTGCACGGCGAAGTCGTGCGAGGGACGACGGGGATGGAGGGCGTCTGGATCGAGCCGAAGGAGTTCGGCCTGGGCGTGCACACACGCACCGCGGATGCCGAGACCACCCGCATCGCCCGCGCGCTCGCCGACGACCTCGTTGCCGCCGAAGCTCCCGCGTGGCGCCGGCGTACCGGACACGACATCCTCGAGTTCTCGTTCCGACACGAGGGCAAGGACTCGGCCGTCGCCCACCTTCGCGAGCGGGTCGGTGCGACGGGCGTGGTCTTCGCCGGCGACGACGTCACCGACGAAGACGCGCTGCGCGCGCTCGAGGCCCAGGATCTCGGCATCCACATCGGCGGGGGCGAGACCGCGGCGACGCTTCGCGTCGACGACATCGACGCGTTCGTCGCGGTGCTGAACGACGTGGTACGCCTGCGTCGAGCACATACCGATTAATCAGGCGTTCACCGCCCGTGGCGCATCGGCGGGTCCCGCACGAGGAATAGACTTCGAGGATGCCCGCACCGCAGAATCCGAACACCGGCGAGTTCGACATCAAGCCCCGCAGTCGCGTCGTCACCGACGGCATCGAAGCCACCACCTCGCGAGGCATGCTTCGTGCCGTCGGCATGGGTGACGAGGACTGGGACAAGCCCCAGATCGGCATCGCGTCGAGCTGGAACGAGATCACCCCCTGCAACCTCAGCCTCGACCGCCTCGCGCAGGGCGCCAAAGAGGGCGTCCACGCCGGCGGCGGCTACCCGCTGCAGTTCGGCACCATCTCCGTCTCCGACGGCATCTCGATGGGGCACGAGGGCATGCACTTCTCGCTCGTGTCGCGCGAGGTCATCGCCGACAGCGTCGAGACCGTCATGATGGCCGAGCGCCTCGACGGCTCCGTGCTGCTCGCGGGCTGCGACAAGTCCATCCCGGGCATGCTCATGGCATCCGCTCGTCTCGACCTCTCCAGCGTCTTCCTCTACGCCGGCTCGATCGCACCGGGCTGGGTCAAGCTCTCGGACGGCACCGAGAAGGACGTCACGATCATCGACTCGTTCGAGGCCGTGGGTGCGTGCCTCGCAGGCAAGATGAGCGAGGCCGACCTCAAGCGCATCGAGTGCGCGATCGCCCCGGGTGAGGGCGCGTGCGGTGGCATGTACACCGCGAACACGATGGCCTCCGTGGCCGAGGCTCTGGGTCTCAGCCTCCCCGGCTCCGCCGCTCCGCCGTCGGCCGACCGCCGCCGCGACTACTTCGCCCACCGCTCGGGCGAGGCCGTCGTCAATCTGCTGCGCCAGGGCATCACCACGCGCGACATCCTCACCAAAGAGGCGTTCGAGAACGCCATCGCCCTCGCCATGGCGCTGGGCGGCTCGACCAACGTCGTGCTGCACCTGCTCGCCATCGCCAACGAGGCCGAGGTCGAGCTGAACCTGCACGACTTCAACCGCATCGGCGACCGTACCCCGCACGTCGCCGACATGAAGCCCTTCGGTCAGTACGTCATGAACGACGTCGACCGCCACGGCGGCATCCCGGTCATCATGAAGGCGATGCTCGACGAGGGTCTGCTGCACGGCGACGCGCTCACCGTCACCGGCAAGACGCTCGCCGAGAACCTCGCCGACCTCGACCCCGACCCGGTCGACGGCAAGGTCATCCACTCGTTCGACGACCCGATCCACGCCACGGGCGGCATCACGATCCTGCACGGGTCGATGGCTCCCGAGGGTGCCGTGGTGAAGTCAGCCGGTTTCGACGGCAACGTCTTCGAGGGCCCCGCGCGGGTGTTCGAGCGCGAGCGCGCGGCCATGGACGCCCTCGAGGCGGGCGAGATCAACGCCGGCGACGTCGTCGTCATCCGCTACGAAGGCCCCAAGGGCGGTCCCGGTATGCGCGAGATGCTCGCGATCACCGCGGCCATCAAGGGCGCGGGTCTCGGAAAAGATGTACTACTCTTGACGGACGGTCGATTCTCAGGCGGCACAACCGGCCTCTGCATCGGCCACATAGCTCCCGAAGCGGTCGACGCAGGTCCGATTGCCTTCGTGCGCGATGGTGATCTGATACGGGTCGATATCGCCGCTCGCACTCTCGACTTGATCGTCGATGAGGCCGAGCTGAGTTCCCGCCGCGAAGGCTGGGAACCGCTTCCCCCGCGCTATACCCGTGGCGTTCTGGCCAAGTACTCCAAGCTCGTGCACTCCGCCGCGGAGGGCGCGGTCACGGGCTGACGGCCGTCCCCCTTTTTTTTCACCTTCTTCCGGTTCTCGAGGTACTCCCATGTCCATCGATTCCCCCGCCGCGGCCGTGCCCCGCCCGCCCGCCCGCACGACCCCCGCGCCCGTGCTGACGGGTGCCCAGGCGGTCGTGCGCTCGCTCGACCTGCTCGGCGTGACCGACGTGTTCGGTCTGCCGGGTGGCGCGATCATGCCCGTCTACGACCCGCTCATGGACGACGAGCACGTCCGCCACATCCTCGTGCGCCACGAGCAGGGTGCCGGCCACGCGGCCGAGGGCTACGCCGCGGCCTCCGGCAAGGTCGGCGTCGCCATCGCGACCTCCGGCCCCGGCGCGACCAACCTCGTCACCGCGATCGCCGACGCCTACATGGACTCGGTGCCGCTGGTGTGCATCACCGGGCAGGTGTTCTCGACCCTCATGGGAACGGACGCCTTCCAGGAGGCCGACATCGTCGGCATCACGATGCCGATCACGAAGCACTCGTTCCTGGTGAAGTCTGCCGAGGACATCCCCGGTGCGATCGCCGCGGCCTTCGAGATCGCCTCGACCGGTCGGCCCGGGCCCGTGCTCGTCGACATCACCAAGGACGCGCAGCAGGCCGAGGCGCCGTTCGTGTGGCCGCCGAAGATCGACCTGCCCGGCTACCGCCCGGTTACGAAGGCGCACGGCAAGCAGATTCAGGCCGCGGCCCAGCTGCTCGCGACCGCGAAGAAGCCCGTGCTGTACGTGGGCGGCGGCGCGATCCGGTCGAACGCGTCAGCCGAGCTGAAGGTGCTCGCCGAGGCCACCGGAGCCCCGGTCGTGACCACGCTCATGGCGCGGGGTGCGTTCCCCGACTCGCACGAGCAGCACCTGGGCATGCCCGGCATGCACGGCACCGTTCCCGCGGTGCTCGCGCTGCAGGAGAGCGACCTCATCGTCTCGCTGGGTGCGCGTTTCGACGACCGCGTGACCGGCAAGGCGGCGCTGTTCGCCCCGCACGCCCAGGTGGTGCACGTCGACATCGACCCCGCCGA is a genomic window containing:
- a CDS encoding MarR family winged helix-turn-helix transcriptional regulator — encoded protein: MSRDDDLQRLLLAVHALTRIAAIDTQNDAPSAQWRTLTLLRDHGPQRLGELATLSRVTQPGMTRLVHQMDAAGLVERHRDPHDSRVSVIVATDAGLHALDHWFQSLRAALAPHVADLSDAEWEAVRIAAGALSARVGLHSPSAPEKIGASR
- a CDS encoding alpha,alpha-trehalose-phosphate synthase (UDP-forming), with product MTQADFVVVANRLPVDRTPDGEGWRRSPGGLVTALEPVMRRAEGAWVGWAGQADVTLDPFDFEGTHLVPVTLSVADVAHYYEGFSNDTIWPLYHDVIAAPTYKRAWWDAYVRVNQRFAEAAAAVAADRGIVWVQDYQLQLVPRMLRELRPDLTIGYFHHIPFPAYGLYAQLPWRKQVLEGLLGADVIGFQRVADAGNFARAVRRQLRYETKASGILVPEAGGTRIALAKAFPISIDVDSYIELAQRPDIQQRAKEIREGLGNPRKILLGVDRLDYTKGIRHRLKAWGELLEDGRATVEDATLVQVASPSRERVDAYVQLRDEIEMTVGRINGDYDTTTHTAIRYLHQSYPREEMVALFLAADVMLVTALRDGMNLVAKEYVASRTDNRGVLLLSEFAGAADEMGSALLINPHDIDGLKDAIVRAIDMPAAEQGRRMRTLRKRVRDHDVEDWSREFLAALSTFHERASSAAAAAEVVSPSTDEAEQA
- the otsB gene encoding trehalose-phosphatase: MTAADATVEAVATTDLLLVALDFDGTLAPLVDEPMTARMTPDARAVVDELVALPRTVVALVSGRSLGHLREIAEHRDDSPIWLAGSHGAQFWVPGSGIEAASDDAADLVLRDRLHGEVVRGTTGMEGVWIEPKEFGLGVHTRTADAETTRIARALADDLVAAEAPAWRRRTGHDILEFSFRHEGKDSAVAHLRERVGATGVVFAGDDVTDEDALRALEAQDLGIHIGGGETAATLRVDDIDAFVAVLNDVVRLRRAHTD
- the ilvD gene encoding dihydroxy-acid dehydratase, whose protein sequence is MPAPQNPNTGEFDIKPRSRVVTDGIEATTSRGMLRAVGMGDEDWDKPQIGIASSWNEITPCNLSLDRLAQGAKEGVHAGGGYPLQFGTISVSDGISMGHEGMHFSLVSREVIADSVETVMMAERLDGSVLLAGCDKSIPGMLMASARLDLSSVFLYAGSIAPGWVKLSDGTEKDVTIIDSFEAVGACLAGKMSEADLKRIECAIAPGEGACGGMYTANTMASVAEALGLSLPGSAAPPSADRRRDYFAHRSGEAVVNLLRQGITTRDILTKEAFENAIALAMALGGSTNVVLHLLAIANEAEVELNLHDFNRIGDRTPHVADMKPFGQYVMNDVDRHGGIPVIMKAMLDEGLLHGDALTVTGKTLAENLADLDPDPVDGKVIHSFDDPIHATGGITILHGSMAPEGAVVKSAGFDGNVFEGPARVFERERAAMDALEAGEINAGDVVVIRYEGPKGGPGMREMLAITAAIKGAGLGKDVLLLTDGRFSGGTTGLCIGHIAPEAVDAGPIAFVRDGDLIRVDIAARTLDLIVDEAELSSRREGWEPLPPRYTRGVLAKYSKLVHSAAEGAVTG
- a CDS encoding acetolactate synthase large subunit; the protein is MSIDSPAAAVPRPPARTTPAPVLTGAQAVVRSLDLLGVTDVFGLPGGAIMPVYDPLMDDEHVRHILVRHEQGAGHAAEGYAAASGKVGVAIATSGPGATNLVTAIADAYMDSVPLVCITGQVFSTLMGTDAFQEADIVGITMPITKHSFLVKSAEDIPGAIAAAFEIASTGRPGPVLVDITKDAQQAEAPFVWPPKIDLPGYRPVTKAHGKQIQAAAQLLATAKKPVLYVGGGAIRSNASAELKVLAEATGAPVVTTLMARGAFPDSHEQHLGMPGMHGTVPAVLALQESDLIVSLGARFDDRVTGKAALFAPHAQVVHVDIDPAEISKIRTADVPIVGDLREVLVDLDAAFRAADAEHPHDYTEWWTYLNGLREEFPLGYTPTTDGLLSPQHVIQRIGELTGPEGVYASGVGQHQMWAAQFIKYERPNAWLNSGGAGTMGYAVPAAMGAKVAQPDRAVWAIDGDGCFQMTNQELATCVINDIPIKVAIINNSSLGMVRQWQTLFFDGRHSNTDLNTGHGTRRIPDFVKLAEAYGCLAIRVEKEDEIDAAIQLALDTNDRPVVIDFVVSADAMVWPMVPQGVSNSYVQYARDHSPTFNEQED